From the genome of Tachysurus vachellii isolate PV-2020 chromosome 2, HZAU_Pvac_v1, whole genome shotgun sequence, one region includes:
- the LOC132860504 gene encoding 5-hydroxytryptamine receptor 4, which yields MANSSEWMDGGNESFVGDLEICAKARSPSLRVALYSFIIFGIFCTVVGNFLVVLAIAYFKQLRSHTNSFVMSLAVADFLVGLVVMPYSMVRTVEGCWNFGKTFCQLHSSLDVMLCTASIFHLSCIAFDRYYAVCNPLVYSFKMSRSRVILLIVICWAVPLLISFGPILLGLHTLGVDVPLPGNVCILLVNRVYAIIASLVAFYLPMATMLVAYWKIYKAAKRQAMQINALEAQMATGAGKSSSKKQKHRNYLRRERKAAKTLGIIIGVFLLFWLPFFTVNIVDPFIEYRTTSVIWDVFLWLGYVNSSLNPFLYGFFNRSFRRAFLMILGCRICLPGSAPSMDLSHSKKDTNERTEKQ from the coding sequence ATGGCAAACAGCTCAGAGTGGATGGACGGCGGTAATGAGTCATTTGTTGGTGATTTGGAAATTTGTGCCAAAGCAAGGAGCCCAAGTCTACGAGTAGCTCTGTACAGCTTCATAATCTTTGGAATTTTCTGTACAGTGGTTGGAAACTTTCTAGTGGTGCTGGCTATTGCTTATTTCAAACAGCTCCGCTCTCACACAAACTCCTTTGTCATGTCTCTGGCAGTAGCTGACTTCCTGGTGGGCTTGGTGGTCATGCCTTACAGCATGGTGCGAACCGTCGAAGGCTGCTGGAACTTTGGGAAAACATTCTGTCAGCTGCATTCCAGCCTTGATGTTATGCTCTGCACTGCATCCATCTTCCATTTGAGTTGCATCGCATTTGACCGATACTACGCTGTCTGTAACCCGCTAGTCTATTCTTTCAAAATGTCCCGGAGTCGTGTGATTCTGCTAATTGTCATATGCTGGGCTGTTCCACTGCTCATCTCCTTTGGTCCCATCCTCCTGGGGCTACACACTCTTGGTGTGGATGTACCCTTGCCTGGGAATGTATGCATCCTTCTCGTAAACCGTGTCTATGCCATCATAGCATCACTAGTGGCATTTTATCTTCCTATGGCCACGATGCTTGTTGCTTACTGGAAGATTTACAAAGCAGCCAAACGACAAGCCATGCAGATAAATGCTTTAGAAGCTCAGATGGCAACCGGTGCAGGCAAGAGCTCTAGCAAGAAGCAAAAGCACCGCAACTACTTGAGAAGGGAGAGGAAGGCAGCGAAAACCCTCGGCATCATTATAGGTGTCTTCCTGCTCTTCTGGTTGCCCTTCTTCACTGTGAACATCGTGGACCCTTTTATTGAGTACAGAACAACAAGTGTGATATGGGATGTGTTCCTCTGGTTGGGGTATGTGAACTCATCCCTTAATCCTTTCCTATACGGTTTCTTCAACAGGTCATTCCGTAGGGCTTTCCTCATGATCTTGGGCTGCAGGATATGTCTGCCTGGATCAGCCCCAAGCATGGACCTCTCTCATTCTAAGAAGGATACAAATGAGCGCACAGAGAAACAATAA